TGCGGTGGGCAAAGAATATGGTGTACCCATTGTGCCCATTGTATCCTATGCCAAATTGGCAAAAATTGCGGAACGGCTCGGTGCTTCTGCCGTTGTGGTGGAAGGGACTGAAGCAGGGGGCCATTTGGGGACCCAGCGTTCCATTAAAGATATTCTGCCGGAAATCCTTTCGGTTGTCAAAATCCCTGTGATTGCAGCAGGGGGCGCTGTCGACGGCAATGACGTGGCAGAGCTGTTAAAAATGGGGGCCAGTGGGGTCCAGATGGGCAGCCGGTTTGCTGCCAGCGAGGAATCCAACGGTGCTCCGATGTTAAAACAATTCTATCTGAAAATGACCGCAGACGATGTGGTGCAAATAGATAGTCCGGTAGGGTTCAAGGGCCGTGCCGTCCTGACACCGTTTTCCAAAGCGGTGCTGGAAGGCCATCCGCTGAAGCCCACCACCTGTGACAGCTGCCTGAAGCACTGCTCCCGCAGCTTCTGTATCATCCGGGCACTGACCCGGGCCCAGCAGGGCGATCTGGAGACAGGTCTGGTGTTTACCGGCGCCAATATGTGGAAAATTAAAGAAATCCTTCCGGTTCATGAAATCTTTAGACGAATCAAGGAAGATCTGGATAAAAATTAAGACGAGGTGATCCTGTTGAAACGTAGAGTGGTAGTGACCGGCCTCAGTGCGATTACGCCCATCGGTATCGGCAAAGATGAATTTTGGAAAAGCCTGATGGCAGGGAAATCCGGCATTGGCCTGATTACCCAATTTGATACGACGGATTTTAACTGCAAGATTGCCGGCGAAGTGAAAGGCTTCGATTTCGCCGATTATGGCGACCGGAAAGAAGGCAAGCGGATGGACCGGGTGACCCAGTTCGCCGTGGCAGCCGGCAAGATGGCTGTGGCCGATGCAGAACTGGATCTGGCCAAAGAAGATGTGGACCGGATCGGTGTGTGCGTAGGCACCGGGATCGGCGGTATCCATACGTTCCTGGATGCAGCCACGAAACTGAACGAAAAAGGACCGGGCCGGATCAGCCCGTTCTTCATTCCCATGGAAATCCCCAATATGCCTGCTGCCCAGATTGCCATCGACCTGGGGGTGAAAGGACCCAACACGGCCATTGTCACTGCTTGCTCCACGGGCTCTGACTGCATCGGGGAAGCCCTGCGGACCATCCAGTACGGCGATGCCGATGTGATGATTGCCGGTGGTACGGAAGCGGCCATTTCTCCCATTGCTGTGGCCGGTTTCGACAACATGAAGGCCCTGAGCCGGAACAATGAGGTTCCGGAAAAAGCGTCCTGCCCCTTCGACAAGAAGCGCAGTGGCTTTGTCATGGGCGAAGGTTGCGGCCTGATTGTAGTGGAAGAACTGGAACACGCCAAAAAGCGTGGGGCCCATATCTATGCAGAACTGGTTGGCTACGGCCACAACAGTGACGCCTACCATATCACCGCTCCGGATCCGGAAGGGGATATGCAGGTGAAATGCATGGAGATGGCCATCAAAGACGCCGGCCTGACTCCCGATGACGTGGACTATGTAAATGCCCATGGGACCAGCACCCACCGCAATGACCTGAACGAAACCAACTGCTGCAAGCGGGTATTTGGAGAACGGGCCAAACAGGTGCCCATCAGCTCCATCAAATCCATGACCGGCCATCTGCTGGGCGGTGCTGGCGGCGTGGAAGCTGTTGCTACCATCCTGACCATCAAGAACGGCATGATTCCTCCCACCATCAACTACGAAGATGTGGATGTGGAAGAAGGCATGGATCTGGACTATGTACCCAATGTGGCCCGGAAAGCCGATGTGAAGGTGGCACTGTCCAATAACTTTGGCTTTGGTGGTCACAATGCCATCCTGTGCTTCAAAAAGTACGAAGACTAAGGGTCCTGTGATGGAGGAACAACGGCAAAAAGAGCTGGAAGGGCTCTGTCACAGCCTGGATATGACCATGAATGACTGGCACCTGCTGGATATGGCATTGACCCATACGTCCTATGCCTATGAGTCCAAACGGAATCCCCGCCCCCAGCACAATCAGCGGCTGGAGTTCCTGGGAGATTCGGTGCTCAGCCTGGTGGTCAGCACCTATATCTACAAACATTATCCCAAAATGGACGAAGGCGAGTTGTCCAAGCTGCGGGCCTTCCTGGTATGCGAGGAGACCCTGGCCCAGCTGTCTGAGGAATACCATTTGGGAGAGCACCTGCTGTTGGGGAAGGGCGAGATCAATCTGGACGGGGAGGAAAATCCCTCCATCCTGGCGGATGCTTTTGAAAGCGTCCTGGGAGCCTATTATCTGGACCAGGGATTCGCCAAAGCCACCCAGCTGCTTGATCGTCTGCTGATCCGGCGGATTCCGGAACTGACGGCCGATGGCGTGGACCGGGATTATAAGACCCGACTGCAGGAAATGGCACAGAAAGATGGCCCGGCGGATATTCAGTATGAACTGGTCTCTGCAGAAGGCCCCAGCCATAACCGGACCTTTGTGATGCGCGTGCTGGTAAATGGGCAGGAGCAGGGCAGAGGCCGGGGAAGAACCAAAAAAGAAGCCGAGCAGCGTGCTGCCCGAGAAGCACTGCGAAAATAAGCAAAAAAGTGTCGCCTGTTGGGGCGGCACTTTTTTGTTGACTAATTTATTGGAATCAAAAAAGACTGCCGCGCAAGCGACAGTCTTTTGGGTATGGAACTTATTTGACTTCGTGGATCCAGCCTTCCGGACCTTCGATTTCGCCCATCTGGATGCCTCTCAGGGTCTTGTACAGTTTGGTCAGCACAGGGCCCATTTCATCCATGCCACTGGGCAGGCAGATTTCCTTGCCATGGTCTACGATCTTGCCCACAGGGCAGATCACGGCAGCGGTTCCGCACAGACCGGCTTCAGCGAAATCAGCGACTTCAGAAAATTTCACCGGACGATGTTCCACTTTCATGCCCAGCATATCCGTAGCGATGGTGATGATGGAACGGCGGGTGATGGAGGGCAGGATGGAATCGGATTTCGGAGTGACCAGGGTGCCGTCTTTCTTCACGAACATGAAGTTGGCGCCGCCGGTTTCTTCCACGTAGGTGCGGGTTGCCGGATCCAGGTACATGTTTTCATCGAAACCGTTCTTGTGGGCGGTGATGTAGGCATGCAGGCTCATGGCATAGTTCAGGCCGGCTTTGATGTGGCCGGTGCCCCGGGGTGCCGCACGGTCGAAATCGGATACACAGATGGTGATGGGTTTGGCACCGTTCTTGAAGTAGTTGCCTACAGGAGTGCCAAACAGACGGAACTGGTATTCATCAGAAGGTTTTACGCCAATGACCGGGCCAGTGGCAAACAGATACGGACGCAGATACAGAGCACCGCCGCTTTCAAAAGGAGGAATCCAGTCCTTGTTGGCGCGGACCACTTCGTCTACG
This region of Acidaminococcus timonensis genomic DNA includes:
- a CDS encoding nitronate monooxygenase, translating into MKVPVLKIGEKVATMPIVQGGMAIRLSTARLAASVANEGGVGLIAASGLPFDQLRKEIRLARKLSNGKGMIGINAMVAAREFKGLITTAAQEKVDLIVAGAGFSRDMFAVGKEYGVPIVPIVSYAKLAKIAERLGASAVVVEGTEAGGHLGTQRSIKDILPEILSVVKIPVIAAGGAVDGNDVAELLKMGASGVQMGSRFAASEESNGAPMLKQFYLKMTADDVVQIDSPVGFKGRAVLTPFSKAVLEGHPLKPTTCDSCLKHCSRSFCIIRALTRAQQGDLETGLVFTGANMWKIKEILPVHEIFRRIKEDLDKN
- the fabF gene encoding beta-ketoacyl-ACP synthase II; translation: MKRRVVVTGLSAITPIGIGKDEFWKSLMAGKSGIGLITQFDTTDFNCKIAGEVKGFDFADYGDRKEGKRMDRVTQFAVAAGKMAVADAELDLAKEDVDRIGVCVGTGIGGIHTFLDAATKLNEKGPGRISPFFIPMEIPNMPAAQIAIDLGVKGPNTAIVTACSTGSDCIGEALRTIQYGDADVMIAGGTEAAISPIAVAGFDNMKALSRNNEVPEKASCPFDKKRSGFVMGEGCGLIVVEELEHAKKRGAHIYAELVGYGHNSDAYHITAPDPEGDMQVKCMEMAIKDAGLTPDDVDYVNAHGTSTHRNDLNETNCCKRVFGERAKQVPISSIKSMTGHLLGGAGGVEAVATILTIKNGMIPPTINYEDVDVEEGMDLDYVPNVARKADVKVALSNNFGFGGHNAILCFKKYED
- the rnc gene encoding ribonuclease III produces the protein MEEQRQKELEGLCHSLDMTMNDWHLLDMALTHTSYAYESKRNPRPQHNQRLEFLGDSVLSLVVSTYIYKHYPKMDEGELSKLRAFLVCEETLAQLSEEYHLGEHLLLGKGEINLDGEENPSILADAFESVLGAYYLDQGFAKATQLLDRLLIRRIPELTADGVDRDYKTRLQEMAQKDGPADIQYELVSAEGPSHNRTFVMRVLVNGQEQGRGRGRTKKEAEQRAAREALRK
- a CDS encoding branched-chain amino acid aminotransferase; the protein is MSKVNLDWDNLGFAYQPTSQRYVANYKDGKWGKGGLTDDANVVLNECAGVLQYCQEVFEGLKAYKTKDGRTVTFRPDQNAKRMIDSAKRLEMPPVSEEMFMEAVDEVVRANKDWIPPFESGGALYLRPYLFATGPVIGVKPSDEYQFRLFGTPVGNYFKNGAKPITICVSDFDRAAPRGTGHIKAGLNYAMSLHAYITAHKNGFDENMYLDPATRTYVEETGGANFMFVKKDGTLVTPKSDSILPSITRRSIITIATDMLGMKVEHRPVKFSEVADFAEAGLCGTAAVICPVGKIVDHGKEICLPSGMDEMGPVLTKLYKTLRGIQMGEIEGPEGWIHEVK